In the genome of Amaranthus tricolor cultivar Red isolate AtriRed21 chromosome 15, ASM2621246v1, whole genome shotgun sequence, one region contains:
- the LOC130801641 gene encoding uncharacterized protein LOC130801641, producing the protein MDSLFVTYKQNMCLRKSFIVLLTKGDCEAVGEDFHADVYEGCMNIDGNEFMKFKIPDSVKDANIKKMAKDSAQEAYLLLKRDIDVVVHTYRERLDEAIKRLFKMRVLCLLHNKYLKIIIGCLQLMHLLNM; encoded by the exons ATGGATTCCCTATTTGTGACGTACAAACAGAATATGTGCTTGAGGAAAAGTTTTATAGTGCTGTTGACTAAGGGTGACTGTGAAGCTGTTGGTGAAGATTTTCATGCAGATGTCTATGAGGGCTGTATGAATATAGATGGAAATGAGTTTATGAAGTTCAAAATTCCAGATAGTGTTAAGGATGCTAACATCAAAAAAATGGCCAAAGAT TCAGCTCAAGAGGCTTATTTGTTGTTGAAAAGAGACATTGATGTTGTGGTGCACACATATAGGGAGAGGTTGGATGAAGCTATAAAAAGACTGTTCAAGATGAGGGTGTTGTGTCTGTTACACAACAAATATTTAAAGATAATAATTGGTTGTCTTCAGTTGATGCACTTGTTGAACATgtaa
- the LOC130801350 gene encoding uncharacterized protein LOC130801350 has product MNNIKEKEQCNTTPDNDIKCEKLQEGTLIWEYLDLISKVFTVNNTERHESNAELRTILFKEGGNDPNMNSSQATQAKTNHEENNWIKTIDATNLDIIEPNDLRVDLGKSTKDHLQSRPNMSIKAWQSQGESIKNLTTTLKQYNNMHSGQQTTEQPSDDQLTLRALERLTWSMYERGISNNGIFRQERRSQDSELAQRVLTEPTRTATRSCVRLIFDNG; this is encoded by the coding sequence ATGAATAACATAAAGGAAAAGGAGCAATGCAATACCACCCCAGACAACGACATCAAATGTGAAAAGCTGCAGGAAGGAACTTTGATATGGGAGTATTTGGACCTCATCTCAAAGGTTTTCACCGTTAACAATACAGAAAGGCATGAGAGCAacgcagaattgaggacaattctgttTAAAGAAGGAGGGAATGATCCAAATATGAACAGCTCACAAGCCACACAAGCCAAAACAAATCATGAAGAGAATAATTGGATCAAGACCATTGATGCTACTAACCTAGACATAATTGAACCTAATGACTTGAGGGTTGATTTGGGCAAGTCAACCAAAGACCATCTCCAATCTAGACCAAACATGAGTATTAAAGCATGGCAAAGTCAAGGGGAATCAATAAAGAACCTCACAACAACACTCAAGCAATACAATAACATGCATTCTGGTCAGCAGACAACAGAGCAACCATCTGACGACCAGCTTACCTTGCGAGCATTGGAAAGGCTAACCTGGAGTATGTATGAGCGTGGGATTTCAAACAATGGCATCTTTAGACAAGAAAGAAGAAGCCAAGACTCAGAGTTAGCACAAAGAGTCCTCACAGAACCCACGAGAACAGCAACAAGGTCGTGTGTTCGCCTGATATTTGATAATGGCTGA